From the Streptomyces sp. Tu 2975 genome, one window contains:
- a CDS encoding sugar ABC transporter permease, translating into MNTTAVPATGEPAVGKNSPGAARGPRRPGRTRRTALPYLLLLPALLLEILIHLLPIVIGVAMSFKELTQFYLRDWGAAPWRGLDNFRFAVDFDTPAGESLLRSFTTTCLFTVLSVGLCWLLGTAAAVFMQETFRGRGFLRALFLVPYALPVYAAVITWSFMFQRDNGLINHVLHDQLGLTDSPSFWLIGDNSFWALLIVSVWKGWPFAFLIVMAGLQNIPKELYEAGALDGAGVWQQIRKITLPSLRSVNQVLVLVLFLWTFNDFNTPFVLFGKSAPEAADLISIHIYQSSFATWNFGAGAAMSVLLLLFLLLVTGVHLFFTSRGRKATDA; encoded by the coding sequence ATGAACACGACCGCCGTCCCGGCCACCGGGGAACCGGCCGTGGGGAAGAACTCCCCCGGGGCAGCGCGCGGCCCGCGCCGCCCCGGGCGCACCCGTCGCACGGCGCTGCCGTACCTGCTGTTGCTCCCGGCGCTGCTGCTGGAGATCCTGATCCACCTGCTGCCGATCGTCATCGGCGTCGCGATGAGCTTCAAGGAGCTCACCCAGTTCTACCTGCGCGACTGGGGAGCCGCCCCGTGGCGGGGCCTGGACAACTTCAGGTTCGCGGTCGACTTCGACACGCCGGCCGGTGAGTCACTGCTCAGGTCGTTCACGACCACGTGCCTGTTCACCGTCCTGTCCGTCGGCCTGTGCTGGCTGCTCGGCACCGCGGCGGCGGTCTTCATGCAGGAGACGTTCAGGGGCCGCGGCTTCCTGCGGGCCCTGTTCCTGGTGCCGTACGCGCTGCCCGTCTACGCCGCCGTCATCACCTGGTCGTTCATGTTCCAGCGCGACAACGGACTGATCAACCATGTGCTCCACGACCAGCTGGGGCTCACCGACAGCCCTTCCTTCTGGCTGATCGGCGACAACAGCTTCTGGGCGCTGCTCATCGTCTCCGTGTGGAAGGGCTGGCCGTTCGCCTTCCTCATCGTCATGGCCGGTCTGCAGAACATTCCCAAGGAGCTGTACGAGGCGGGAGCGCTCGACGGCGCCGGCGTGTGGCAGCAGATCCGCAAGATCACGCTGCCGTCGCTGCGCAGTGTCAACCAGGTGCTGGTCCTGGTGCTGTTCCTGTGGACGTTCAACGACTTCAACACGCCGTTCGTGCTGTTCGGCAAGTCGGCTCCGGAAGCGGCCGACCTCATCTCCATCCACATCTACCAGTCGTCGTTCGCCACCTGGAACTTCGGTGCCGGTGCGGCCATGTCCGTACTGCTGTTGCTCTTCCTGTTGCTGGTGACGGGCGTCCATCTCTTCTTCACCTCCCGCGGGAGGAAGGCCACCGATGCATAG
- a CDS encoding 2-phosphosulfolactate phosphatase: protein MDSRVVGIPEVDGTEQVAVVIDVMRAFTTAAWVFHRGADKIVLAADQDEALAIKACHPGWLALKDGAPASGFDLANSPGLIRDTDLAGRTVIQKTTAGTVGALAVVEAKLAMCASFVVAGATARALADAGADSVTFVATGEDGRAAEDLACAEYLDRLLAGDRVDPGPYLHRARTSPAADDLRGGRRRGAHPADVELCVEVDRFDFAMKVGLEEGTAVLRPFLTRPDAASAEGVHGN, encoded by the coding sequence ATGGACTCGCGAGTGGTCGGAATCCCCGAGGTGGACGGCACCGAACAGGTGGCCGTTGTGATCGATGTGATGCGGGCGTTCACCACCGCCGCATGGGTTTTCCACCGCGGGGCAGACAAGATCGTTCTCGCTGCCGACCAGGACGAGGCACTGGCGATCAAGGCGTGTCACCCGGGCTGGCTCGCGCTCAAGGACGGGGCACCGGCCAGCGGTTTCGACCTGGCCAACTCCCCCGGCCTGATCAGGGATACCGACCTGGCCGGCCGCACCGTGATCCAGAAGACGACTGCGGGCACGGTCGGGGCGCTGGCGGTCGTCGAAGCGAAGTTGGCGATGTGCGCCAGTTTCGTCGTGGCCGGCGCGACGGCCCGGGCCCTGGCGGATGCCGGCGCCGACTCGGTGACGTTCGTTGCCACCGGAGAGGACGGCCGTGCGGCCGAGGATCTGGCCTGTGCCGAGTACCTGGACCGGCTCCTGGCCGGGGATCGGGTCGACCCCGGCCCCTACCTGCACCGCGCCCGCACCTCCCCGGCCGCGGACGACCTGCGCGGCGGGCGCCGGCGGGGTGCTCACCCCGCCGATGTGGAGTTGTGTGTGGAAGTGGACCGGTTCGACTTCGCCATGAAGGTCGGACTCGAGGAAGGGACGGCAGTGCTGCGGCCGTTCCTGACCCGACCGGATGCGGCCTCCGCCGAGGGCGTGCACGGCAATTGA
- a CDS encoding TetR family transcriptional regulator: protein MRQHGIRAQQREQTRQALLREGRRLFSGRGYGAVGLAEIVQAAGVTKGALYHHFTGKADLFRAVLEELQQEVGRRVAAAADAVGDPWAQLTAGCQEFLTATTDPDVQQVMLVDGPAVLGWSRWRAMDEAASARHLADALSGLIDAGIIAPQPVAPLVHLLSGAMNEAALWLASSSDPEDLPHTKAALGQLLEALRTDGGAAA from the coding sequence ATGCGGCAGCACGGCATCCGGGCGCAGCAGCGGGAGCAGACCAGGCAGGCGCTGCTCCGGGAGGGGAGGCGCCTGTTCTCAGGTCGTGGCTACGGCGCTGTCGGCCTGGCGGAGATCGTCCAGGCGGCCGGGGTGACCAAGGGGGCGCTCTACCACCACTTCACCGGCAAGGCGGACCTCTTCCGCGCCGTCCTGGAGGAGTTGCAGCAGGAAGTGGGCCGACGCGTGGCTGCGGCCGCCGACGCCGTAGGCGACCCGTGGGCCCAGCTGACAGCCGGCTGCCAGGAGTTCCTCACGGCGACCACCGATCCGGACGTCCAACAGGTCATGCTCGTCGACGGGCCTGCTGTGCTGGGATGGAGCCGATGGCGTGCGATGGACGAGGCCGCCTCTGCCCGCCACCTCGCCGACGCGTTGTCCGGCCTCATCGACGCAGGGATCATCGCCCCGCAGCCGGTCGCCCCGCTGGTCCACCTGCTGTCGGGGGCGATGAACGAGGCGGCCCTCTGGCTGGCGTCCTCCTCCGACCCCGAAGACCTGCCCCACACCAAAGCCGCGTTGGGGCAACTGCTTGAGGCGCTGCGCACCGACGGGGGCGCGGCTGCCTGA
- a CDS encoding ANP1/MMN9/VAN1 family protein, with amino-acid sequence MAEEVVRTCRVVTVDAPQLYTYVCHGANTFNESHFAEHFDVATEIWAEPAVYAERLLAMAARLPIEPGDIAHAETGTTIDRTPEREPRPTAVSATASASERPLLLVLSPLKDAAAFLPGYLDRLRTLDYPREAISLGLLEGDSRDATPEMLQQVLPRLEAEYRRVTLVRRDYGLQLAGPRWEPGIQRRRRSVLAKVRNHLVSRALADEEWVLWLDVDVTGYPADLVQRLLGARKDIVVPHCATAPGGPTYDLNTFVLHPRAGTLNWSQWLRDGILQPPKGFGRMYLDELRGQGLLRVDSVGGTALLVRADLHRDGLIFPSFPYQHLIETEGFAAMARDMGAACWAMPDLEVLHPHHAQAPAHAEAVPVS; translated from the coding sequence GTGGCGGAAGAAGTGGTGCGGACCTGCCGGGTCGTAACGGTCGATGCGCCCCAGCTGTACACGTATGTGTGCCATGGGGCCAACACTTTCAACGAGTCCCATTTCGCGGAACACTTCGACGTGGCGACCGAGATCTGGGCCGAACCCGCTGTTTACGCCGAGCGGTTGCTGGCCATGGCGGCCCGGCTGCCGATCGAGCCCGGGGACATCGCCCATGCGGAGACCGGCACCACCATCGACCGTACCCCCGAGCGGGAACCGCGGCCGACTGCCGTGTCCGCGACGGCATCGGCGAGTGAGCGGCCCTTGCTGCTGGTACTCAGCCCGCTCAAGGACGCTGCCGCGTTCCTTCCCGGCTATCTGGACCGCCTTCGCACGCTGGACTACCCCCGCGAGGCGATCTCGTTGGGGCTGCTGGAGGGCGACAGCAGGGACGCGACACCGGAGATGCTGCAGCAGGTCCTGCCCCGGCTCGAGGCGGAGTACCGGCGGGTCACGCTTGTGCGCCGGGACTACGGGCTCCAGTTGGCCGGACCTCGTTGGGAACCCGGCATCCAGCGCCGGCGCCGGTCGGTGCTGGCCAAGGTACGCAACCACCTGGTCTCACGGGCCCTCGCCGACGAGGAGTGGGTCCTGTGGCTCGACGTCGATGTCACCGGCTACCCGGCCGACCTGGTCCAGCGTCTGCTCGGCGCACGAAAGGACATCGTCGTTCCGCACTGTGCCACCGCGCCCGGCGGGCCTACGTACGATCTCAACACCTTCGTCCTTCACCCGAGGGCCGGCACGCTCAACTGGTCCCAGTGGCTGCGTGACGGCATCCTGCAGCCCCCGAAGGGGTTCGGCCGGATGTACCTCGACGAGTTGCGCGGGCAAGGGCTCCTTCGCGTCGACTCGGTCGGCGGCACCGCATTGCTGGTACGCGCCGACCTTCACCGTGACGGTCTGATCTTCCCGTCCTTCCCTTATCAGCACCTCATCGAGACCGAGGGATTCGCCGCTATGGCCCGGGACATGGGTGCCGCTTGCTGGGCAATGCCCGACCTGGAAGTGCTGCACCCGCACCATGCCCAGGCGCCTGCACACGCCGAGGCCGTTCCGGTTTCCTGA
- a CDS encoding glycosyltransferase family A protein — protein MPSSHPVVSVVIPCHDYGRYLPEAVSSVVSQTFRDWEIVIVDDGSTDNSVEVAEALIARNPDRRIRLLQQANAGVSAARNTGIEASAGRYILPLDADDVIAATMLEKTVAVLDSEPAIAIASTDVFAFTDDDLPPQAMPFPAYSRELLLQRLIMFYCSLFRREAWETVGGYNESMKAGEDWDFWVGCVEHGFDAHHIHEPLFGARNKDTGLHVEAVENDLAIRARIVANHPGLFKPITRNWAEAVLGQDADACLRDEHVPDDILTRAAEMDQFLTAVMALQRTTRVQYYHIKRLEKALAAQTGTAGLPTREKDASETVPAL, from the coding sequence ATGCCCAGTTCCCACCCCGTGGTCTCGGTGGTCATCCCGTGCCATGACTACGGCCGTTATCTGCCCGAGGCGGTGTCCAGCGTCGTTTCCCAGACGTTCCGCGACTGGGAGATCGTCATCGTCGACGACGGTAGTACCGACAACAGCGTCGAGGTGGCCGAGGCCCTGATCGCCCGTAACCCCGACCGGCGCATCAGGCTGCTCCAGCAGGCCAACGCCGGCGTGTCCGCCGCGCGGAACACCGGGATCGAGGCCAGCGCCGGCCGGTACATCCTTCCATTGGACGCCGACGACGTGATCGCAGCCACGATGCTGGAGAAGACCGTCGCGGTCCTGGACAGCGAGCCCGCCATCGCCATCGCCTCGACCGATGTGTTCGCCTTCACCGACGACGATCTGCCTCCGCAGGCGATGCCCTTCCCCGCCTACAGCAGGGAACTGCTGCTTCAGCGGCTGATCATGTTCTACTGCTCGCTGTTCCGCCGCGAGGCATGGGAAACCGTCGGCGGGTACAACGAGAGCATGAAGGCCGGAGAGGACTGGGATTTCTGGGTCGGCTGCGTGGAGCACGGCTTTGATGCTCACCACATCCATGAGCCGCTGTTCGGGGCGCGCAACAAGGACACAGGACTGCACGTGGAAGCCGTCGAGAACGACCTTGCGATCCGAGCGCGGATCGTGGCCAACCACCCGGGCCTGTTCAAGCCGATCACCCGTAACTGGGCGGAGGCCGTACTCGGCCAGGACGCGGACGCCTGTCTGCGGGACGAGCACGTGCCCGACGACATCCTCACCCGCGCTGCCGAGATGGACCAGTTCCTGACTGCGGTCATGGCCCTGCAGCGCACGACGCGGGTGCAGTACTACCACATCAAGCGGCTGGAGAAGGCGCTGGCCGCTCAAACCGGCACCGCCGGCCTGCCCACTCGTGAAAAGGACGCGTCCGAGACGGTTCCCGCCCTTTGA
- a CDS encoding RidA family protein, with the protein MERTAVNPVTWSVEMGFNQGEVVSGHTRTLYISGQTAMSGDGKPQHDGDMAAQLTLSIDNVEAVLGEAGMSLANLVRLNVYTTDVDLLFQNYGVLAARLGAAEVAPTTTMLGVTRLAIPGQMVELEGTAVA; encoded by the coding sequence GTGGAACGAACTGCGGTCAACCCGGTGACGTGGTCGGTGGAGATGGGGTTCAACCAGGGTGAGGTCGTCTCCGGGCACACACGGACCCTGTACATCTCGGGACAGACCGCGATGAGCGGCGACGGCAAGCCCCAGCACGACGGCGACATGGCAGCGCAGTTGACGCTGAGCATCGACAACGTTGAGGCCGTGCTCGGCGAAGCCGGCATGTCACTCGCGAACCTTGTCCGGCTCAACGTCTACACGACCGACGTCGATCTGCTCTTCCAGAACTACGGCGTGCTGGCGGCGCGGTTGGGCGCCGCAGAGGTGGCGCCGACCACCACGATGCTCGGGGTGACGCGACTGGCGATCCCCGGCCAGATGGTCGAGCTCGAGGGGACCGCAGTCGCGTAA
- a CDS encoding STAS domain-containing protein: MAVEPDRPARPQAGSVRIVEADGRNAVLVFSGVLDTHALPELEERLLDPRLRQAGTWVLDMSGLERIDLACAYGLLRAVTIAPTSAGITVRGARRGVVRILRHAGVDAVATIET, encoded by the coding sequence GTGGCAGTCGAACCCGACCGACCCGCCCGCCCGCAGGCCGGGTCCGTTCGAATCGTGGAGGCGGACGGCCGGAACGCCGTCCTGGTCTTCTCCGGTGTCCTGGACACCCACGCGCTGCCTGAGCTCGAGGAACGGCTCCTCGACCCACGGTTGCGACAGGCCGGCACCTGGGTGCTGGACATGAGCGGTCTCGAGCGGATCGACCTCGCGTGCGCCTACGGCCTGCTCCGCGCCGTGACCATCGCGCCGACTTCGGCCGGCATCACGGTCCGAGGCGCCCGCCGTGGCGTGGTGCGGATCCTGCGGCACGCGGGCGTCGACGCGGTGGCGACGATCGAGACATGA
- a CDS encoding sugar ABC transporter substrate-binding protein, producing MRRNRAVASGAVAVSLLVTVTACGGGSATGDGGSNESPKTLTYWASNQGPNIEADKKILEPELKKFEQRTGIKVKLEVVPWSDLLTRIMTATTSGQGPDVLNIGNTWSASLQSTGALLPWDEKNFSKIGGKDRFVEAALGSTGTAGSDPAAVPLYSMSYALYYNKKMFADAGIEKPPATWDEMVATGKKLSKDGKWALGAEGANLSNNIHQVFVLGKQHGADFFDAEGKPDFTSDGAVAAVKQYVDFMAKDKIIAPGNAEYAQNQSLSDFAKDKTAMVLWQAAASTFKSQGMSDDEWGVAPVPVQAGAPGQGKNVNSMVAGINMAVFKNTKNLDGALEFVKFMTSDEEQKLLCKTYGSIPPVKAAQSDPAFDRPELKVLRDTLATSAEALPQVPSESQFETVVGTAVKNLFASAADGGEVTTESVKAELAKAQQQMPQQ from the coding sequence ATGCGCAGAAACAGAGCTGTAGCCAGTGGTGCGGTCGCCGTCTCCCTGCTCGTCACCGTGACCGCGTGCGGTGGTGGCTCGGCCACCGGGGACGGCGGGTCCAACGAGTCGCCCAAGACCCTCACCTACTGGGCATCGAACCAGGGTCCGAACATCGAGGCCGACAAGAAGATCCTCGAGCCGGAGCTGAAGAAGTTCGAGCAGAGGACCGGCATCAAGGTCAAGCTCGAGGTCGTCCCGTGGTCGGACCTGCTGACCCGGATCATGACCGCCACCACCTCCGGCCAGGGCCCCGACGTCCTGAACATCGGCAACACCTGGTCGGCGTCCCTCCAGTCCACCGGCGCGCTGCTGCCGTGGGACGAGAAGAACTTCTCGAAGATCGGCGGCAAGGACCGGTTCGTGGAGGCCGCGCTCGGCTCGACCGGGACGGCCGGTTCCGACCCGGCCGCGGTGCCGCTGTACTCGATGTCGTACGCGCTCTACTACAACAAGAAGATGTTCGCGGACGCCGGGATCGAGAAGCCGCCGGCCACCTGGGACGAGATGGTCGCGACCGGCAAGAAGCTGTCGAAGGACGGCAAGTGGGCCCTGGGCGCGGAGGGTGCGAACCTGTCCAACAACATCCACCAGGTGTTCGTCCTCGGCAAGCAGCACGGTGCCGACTTCTTCGACGCCGAGGGCAAGCCCGACTTCACCTCCGACGGCGCCGTCGCGGCCGTCAAGCAGTATGTGGACTTCATGGCGAAGGACAAGATCATCGCCCCCGGCAACGCCGAGTACGCTCAGAACCAGTCGCTGAGTGACTTCGCCAAGGACAAGACGGCGATGGTGCTGTGGCAGGCGGCCGCCTCCACGTTCAAGTCCCAGGGCATGAGCGACGACGAGTGGGGCGTCGCGCCGGTGCCCGTCCAGGCGGGCGCTCCGGGCCAGGGCAAGAACGTCAACTCCATGGTGGCCGGCATCAACATGGCCGTCTTCAAGAACACCAAGAACCTCGACGGCGCCCTGGAGTTCGTGAAGTTCATGACCAGCGACGAGGAGCAGAAGCTGCTCTGCAAGACCTACGGGTCCATACCGCCGGTCAAGGCCGCGCAGAGCGACCCCGCGTTCGACCGGCCGGAGCTGAAGGTCCTGCGTGACACCCTCGCCACCAGCGCAGAGGCGCTCCCCCAGGTCCCGAGCGAGTCGCAGTTCGAGACGGTCGTGGGCACCGCGGTCAAGAACCTCTTCGCCTCCGCCGCCGACGGCGGCGAGGTGACCACCGAGTCGGTCAAGGCCGAACTGGCCAAGGCCCAGCAGCAGATGCCTCAGCAGTGA
- a CDS encoding MOSC domain-containing protein, whose product MARVTAVSSNGTYSFSKPNRESITLLAGLGVEGDVHAGETIKHRFRMRHEPHLPNLRQVHLMHEELFDELALKGFTVAAGELGENVSTRGIDLLRLPTGALLHLGEEAIVEVTGLRNPCSQIDTFRKGLLKEVFELDPATGDFAFKSEVMGVVRQGGTVRSGDTIAVELPAGPHRPLERV is encoded by the coding sequence ATGGCGCGGGTCACGGCTGTGAGCAGCAACGGGACGTATTCGTTCAGCAAGCCGAACCGCGAGAGCATCACACTGCTCGCCGGTCTCGGCGTGGAGGGCGATGTCCACGCGGGGGAAACGATCAAGCATCGGTTCCGTATGCGGCACGAGCCGCATCTGCCCAACCTGCGTCAAGTGCATCTCATGCACGAGGAACTCTTCGACGAGCTGGCCTTGAAGGGTTTCACCGTGGCCGCGGGCGAGCTCGGTGAGAACGTCTCCACGCGCGGGATCGACCTCCTGCGTCTGCCCACCGGCGCACTGCTGCACCTCGGTGAAGAGGCGATCGTAGAGGTGACAGGGCTGCGCAATCCGTGCTCGCAGATCGACACGTTCCGGAAGGGCCTCCTGAAGGAGGTCTTCGAACTCGACCCGGCGACGGGGGACTTCGCCTTCAAGTCCGAGGTCATGGGAGTGGTCCGGCAGGGCGGAACCGTGCGATCCGGCGACACGATCGCCGTCGAGCTGCCTGCGGGGCCGCACCGTCCGCTGGAACGCGTCTGA
- a CDS encoding WYL domain-containing protein yields the protein MRADRLVSLVLLLRQRGRLTADTLARALEVSTRTVLRDIEALSAAGVPVYAERGRHGGFALSPGFRTELTGLNHDEALALLTAGSARGELVFGLGSALASAMRKVVDALPESHRASASDAAQRFLVDPETDLLSRRLVDEEVPDTTMVEVRRAVLAGHKLRIHYAATGETPQWRTVDPIGLVTVRDRGYLLATRSGADRTYRLSRVLAAEELPETAQRPNRVDLDRIWRERSARFLSGGDHITVPVRVDPARREELLDTALAVRAEEPDADGRLRLEVTFQDLRHAEWALWQLSTDAEALAPQALRTALRNRATAIATRYGDSSRE from the coding sequence ATGCGTGCCGATCGGCTGGTCTCACTGGTGCTCCTGCTGCGCCAGCGCGGTCGGTTGACAGCGGACACCCTGGCCCGCGCGCTGGAGGTGTCCACCCGCACCGTGCTGCGCGACATCGAGGCGCTGTCCGCCGCCGGCGTCCCGGTCTACGCCGAACGCGGCAGACACGGGGGTTTCGCACTGTCGCCCGGTTTCCGGACCGAGCTCACCGGACTGAACCACGACGAGGCCCTCGCCTTGCTGACCGCCGGATCAGCGCGCGGCGAGCTGGTGTTCGGCCTCGGCTCGGCGCTCGCTTCGGCCATGCGGAAGGTGGTCGACGCGCTGCCAGAAAGTCATCGGGCTTCGGCAAGCGACGCTGCCCAGCGCTTTCTCGTCGACCCGGAGACCGACCTGCTCTCACGGCGGCTGGTCGACGAGGAAGTACCCGACACCACCATGGTCGAGGTCAGGCGCGCGGTGCTGGCCGGACACAAGCTGCGCATCCACTACGCGGCCACAGGCGAGACCCCGCAGTGGCGCACGGTGGACCCGATCGGCCTGGTCACCGTACGCGACCGGGGCTACTTGCTGGCCACGAGATCCGGCGCGGACCGTACCTACCGGCTGTCGCGGGTGCTGGCCGCCGAGGAACTCCCCGAGACGGCACAGCGACCGAACCGGGTCGACCTGGACCGGATCTGGCGGGAACGCTCCGCGCGATTTCTCTCCGGCGGCGACCACATCACCGTGCCGGTACGGGTGGACCCGGCGCGGCGGGAGGAACTGTTGGACACCGCGCTGGCCGTACGCGCGGAGGAACCCGACGCAGACGGACGGCTGCGGCTGGAGGTGACGTTCCAGGATCTCCGGCACGCCGAATGGGCACTGTGGCAGCTCAGCACGGACGCGGAAGCCCTGGCCCCGCAGGCGTTGCGCACCGCCCTCCGCAACCGCGCCACCGCGATTGCCACCCGCTACGGAGACTCGTCCCGAGAGTGA
- a CDS encoding VOC family protein: protein MKLTGFYPVIGTAKLQESRDFYTRLLEFETTFEADWYISLRLPGDPGYELALLDHTHPTIPEGHRAPAQGLLLNFEVEDVDAEWERLVIGEGLHPVLGLRSEDFGQRHFIVADPNGVLIDVITPIAPTEEYAEQYVTG from the coding sequence ATGAAGCTCACCGGCTTCTATCCCGTGATCGGCACAGCGAAGCTGCAGGAGTCCCGCGACTTCTATACGCGGCTGCTGGAGTTCGAGACGACGTTCGAGGCCGACTGGTACATCAGCCTGCGCCTGCCTGGAGATCCCGGGTACGAGCTCGCCCTCCTCGACCACACCCACCCGACGATCCCGGAAGGCCACCGGGCACCCGCACAGGGTCTGCTGCTCAACTTCGAAGTGGAGGACGTGGACGCGGAATGGGAACGGCTCGTCATCGGCGAAGGGCTGCACCCGGTCCTTGGACTACGCAGTGAGGACTTCGGGCAGCGGCACTTCATCGTGGCCGATCCCAACGGCGTCCTGATCGACGTCATCACGCCCATCGCCCCCACAGAGGAATACGCCGAGCAGTACGTCACCGGCTGA
- a CDS encoding ROK family transcriptional regulator gives MSGRSGRTVNDLRRSNRATVLQRLYFDGPMSRQALGPATGLSSGTISNVVGELLGDGLVEEAGSIESDGGRPRTLVRVVPGSGCLIGVDVGETRVRVELFDFTLTELARTERPLNGVGYDVGVIVEHVHHAMEEVLHVTGVGLDGLIGVGVGVPGIVATTPEGGAVVHGQTIGWDAVPLESLLRASCRLPDTVPFFIENGARTLGQAEMWFGAGRGAQSVAVILFGSGVGACHVTDTAEQGRALEWGHVTVNVGGRRCRCGALGCLEAYAGAEALVDRWREAGGQPPEGADEETALTALLSAAYPDGGEGADRGGGDGVHRGAVPGGGDGAYRHGGHESVPDGGEGADPVALAVVEETAEYLGAGLSGLINLFQPERILVGGWAGLQLGPRFLAAVREHATSYSLRYPAGRVTIELGHLGPDAVTVGAATLPLAGFLAGGGRPAEPVREAVPPAWRSALEGRVSS, from the coding sequence ATGTCTGGACGAAGCGGGCGGACGGTCAATGACCTGCGGCGGAGCAATCGCGCGACCGTACTGCAACGGTTGTATTTCGATGGCCCCATGAGCAGGCAGGCCCTCGGCCCCGCCACCGGCCTGAGCTCCGGCACCATCAGCAACGTCGTGGGCGAACTTTTGGGCGACGGCCTGGTGGAGGAGGCCGGCAGCATCGAGTCCGACGGCGGCCGCCCCCGCACCCTGGTCCGTGTCGTGCCCGGCAGCGGCTGCCTGATCGGTGTGGACGTCGGTGAGACCCGGGTACGGGTGGAGCTGTTCGACTTCACGCTCACCGAACTGGCGCGCACCGAACGGCCCTTGAACGGTGTCGGCTACGACGTCGGCGTCATCGTGGAACACGTGCACCACGCCATGGAGGAAGTGCTGCACGTGACGGGAGTCGGTCTCGACGGACTCATCGGCGTGGGCGTCGGGGTGCCCGGCATCGTCGCCACCACACCCGAGGGCGGCGCCGTCGTCCACGGCCAGACCATCGGCTGGGACGCGGTCCCCTTGGAATCCCTGCTGCGTGCCTCCTGCCGCCTGCCCGACACGGTGCCGTTCTTCATCGAGAACGGCGCGAGGACCCTCGGCCAGGCGGAGATGTGGTTCGGCGCCGGCCGCGGCGCGCAGAGCGTGGCCGTGATCCTCTTCGGCTCCGGCGTGGGCGCCTGCCACGTCACGGACACCGCCGAACAGGGAAGGGCCCTGGAGTGGGGCCATGTGACGGTCAACGTCGGCGGCCGCCGGTGCCGTTGCGGAGCACTGGGCTGCCTGGAGGCGTACGCGGGGGCGGAGGCCCTCGTGGACCGGTGGCGCGAGGCGGGCGGACAGCCGCCGGAGGGGGCCGACGAGGAGACGGCACTGACGGCCCTGCTGTCCGCGGCGTACCCGGACGGCGGGGAGGGCGCGGATCGGGGCGGCGGCGACGGGGTGCACCGGGGGGCGGTTCCGGGCGGAGGCGACGGGGCGTATCGGCACGGCGGCCATGAGTCGGTTCCGGACGGCGGCGAAGGGGCGGATCCCGTGGCGCTCGCTGTCGTGGAGGAGACCGCGGAGTATCTGGGTGCCGGGCTGTCCGGCCTCATCAATCTCTTCCAGCCGGAGCGCATCCTCGTCGGCGGATGGGCCGGGCTCCAGCTCGGCCCGCGCTTTCTCGCCGCCGTGAGGGAGCACGCCACGTCGTACTCGCTCCGCTACCCGGCCGGTCGGGTGACCATCGAGTTGGGCCATCTGGGGCCGGACGCGGTGACGGTCGGGGCGGCCACCCTGCCCCTGGCCGGCTTCCTGGCGGGCGGCGGCAGACCGGCGGAGCCGGTGCGCGAAGCGGTACCGCCCGCATGGCGGTCCGCGCTGGAAGGCCGGGTGTCGAGCTGA